AGGCATGGACACGACCCCGCAAGGTGCTGGACGGACCGATCCGGAGCGCTTGATGAGCCCTATAAAAACAACAATTGCACAGTTGCCCCACGAAGCCCGGCTAGCCCGGGAGAAACTCCACCTGGAGGGCGAAGTCCCCGATGGTGTATTGCGCGCCGAAATCGATGCTTCATGGCGGCGCAGCCTCAGCCACGGTGTGCACTTCAACGGCAAACATGAACTGGCGCTGGAATCGAGTGCCAGCCTTGAGGTGCTGCTGGCCAGCAACCGCCTGCTGATCGACGCAGCACTACCGGCCATCGATTACCTGGCGGCCCGCCAGGGCAAGGAAGGCCTGATCATTCTGGCCAACGCCGACGCCACCATTCTCGCCGTTGAAGGCCGCGCCGACCGACTCAAGGGCAGCGGCCTGCAGGACATTACGCTCGGTGCCTGCTGGAGTGAAGCGGTACGCGGCACCAATGCGCTGGGCACGGCATTGGTCGAGGCGCGGCCGACCCTGATCGACTGCGGCGAACACTATCTGGATCGCCTCAGCGAATTTTCCTGCACCTCAGTTCCCATTCATTGCCCTCAGGGCGACATCCTCGGGGTGCTCGATCTGACGCGCGAAGGCCCGTTGGGACGCGTCCACGACAGCACCGCGTTGCTGGCCATGGCGGTCAGCCAGATCGAGAGCCGGGTGTTCAACGCCAGCTTCGCCGATCAGATCGTGCTCGCCTTCCACAGTCGTCGCCAATACCTGGAATCGCCTTGGCAGGGCCTATTGGCGGTGAGCCTGGGCGGGCAGATCCTCGCGGTCAGCGCCCAGGCCTGCCAGTTGCTCAACGCCGAACGGTCAGCGCTGGTAGGACAGCGCTGCGAAGCGTTTCTTGGGGTCGATGGCGTGCAACTGCTCGCGCGCTTGCAGCAAGGTGCGATTGGCAGCCTGCAAACGGCCAAGGGCGAATTTTTCTACAAAGCCCTGCGTGCGCCGCACCGTTCACTGAATGTCGGCATAACGCCACGTCCGGCAGCAAAAACCAGCAAGATGCCGCCCGATCTCGATGCCCTGGCTGGCAGTAACAGCCGCTACGCGCGGGCGTTGCGCATGGCCCGGCAAGGCCTGGCCAATGAGCTGCCAGTGTTGCTGCTGGGCGAGACCGGGACCGGCAAGGAGGTGGTGGCACGTGCGCTGCACCTGGCCGGCAGTCGCTGCGACAAACCCTTTATTGCGGTCAACTGCGCGGCGATTCCCGAAGGGCTGATCGAGTCCGAGCTGTTCGGCTACCGCGAAGGTGCATTCACCGGCTCGCGGCGCGGCGGGATGATTGGTCGCCTGCAGCAAGCCCATGGCGGCACGCTGTTTCTCGATGAAATCGGCGACATGCCGCTGGCCCTGCAGGCCCGCCTGTTGCGTGTGCTGCAAGACCGCAAAGTCGCGCCACTGGGGGCTGGCGAAGAACAGGACATCGACGTCGCGCTGATCTGCGCCACGCACCGTGATCTTAAGCGCCTGGTCGAGGACAAGCATTTTCGTGAGGACCTGTTCTACCGAGTCAACGGTATCAGCGTGATGCTCCCGGCGCTGCGCGAGCGGGAGGATTTCGGCGAGTTGCTTAAGCGCCTGCTGGTCAAGCTCGACGCTCCGAGCGTGACGCTCAAGGCCGACCTCAGCCAACTGCTTGCCGCTTACCATTGGCCGGGCAACATCCGTCAACTTGAAATGGTCCTGCGTACCGCCTTGGCGATGCGTGAGCCGGGTGAAACGGTGCTCGGTCTCGACCACCTGCCGGACAGCATGATCGATGAACTCAATGCCGGCGAACGCGCGTCCACTGGCAGCATCCGTCAAAACGAACTGGAGCTGATCCGCCAGTCCCTCGACAACCATCAGGGCAATGTCTCGGCGGCAGCCGATGCGCTGGGGATCAGCCGCGCGACCTTGTACCGCAAGCTCAAACAGTTGCGCAGTTGATGCGGCGCTTGATTGTCAGGCTGGTCGACAGCCCCGACCCGCAAGCGCTGGATGCCGCGCTGGCCTGGCTGTATGGCTTCGTGCGTCCGCACCGCCTGGCGATTGCCGGCCTGCTCGGGTTGTCGGTCTGCGCGTCGCTGCTGGTGCTGGTCCAACCGTGGTTGACCAAGCTGCTGATCGACGACGGTTTGCTGGCGAAAAATTTCTCAATGTTGGTCCTGATCGCTGGGTTGATGATTGTCGCCGGCCTGCTCGGCACCGGCTTGTCGGGCATCAACCGCTACCTGCACACGCGGCTTTCCGGACGCATTCTGTTCGCGCTGCGTGACGATCTATACCAGCACCTGCAAACCCTGTCGCCGGGGTTTTACGGGCAGCGGCGGATCGGCGACCTGATGTCGCGCCTGGACGGTGACGTCGCCGAGATCCAGCGCTTTGCCGTGGATTCGCTGTTCTCTGCGGTGTCGAGCATCATCGGCCTGGTGTGTGCTGTGGCGATGCTGCTGACCCTGTCGTGGAAGCTGTCATTGCTGGCCCTGGTGCTGATTCCGCTGGATGTGCTGTGGCTGCGCTGGATGCGGCGCAAGGTCGAGCGCGATGTGCGGCAATTGCGCGAGCGTTCGGCGGACATGTCCTCGTTCATGGTCGAGACCCTGCCGGTGATGAAGTTCATCCAGTCGGCCGGTCAGCAGCAGCGCGAAGCACGGCGCCTGGATAGCCTCGGGCAGGGCTATATGAGCCAGCTGCTGCGCCTGCAAGTCACTGAGTTCTTCACCCAGGCGGTACCCGGCACCCTGACCTCGCTATCCCGCGCCTGCGCGTTCCTGATCGGCGGCTATTGGGTGGTGCAGGGCACCTGGCAATTGGGGGCACTGATCGCATTTTCCACTTACCTGGGTATGGCGGTCGGGCCGGTGCAGAGCCTGCTCGGTTTGTACGTGGCGATCCAGCGCATGACCGTCAGCCTGGGCCGGGTTATGGAGCTGCGCGGCGAACCGGCGACGGTGACCACGCCAGTCGCGGCACAGCCGATGCCTGCCAGCGGCGAACTGCGTTTCGACAACGTGCACTTCAGCCATCCCGGGCGGGCGAGTACCTTGCGAGGCATTGAAGCGAGCATTCCCCACGGCCTGAAAGTCGCCCTCAGCGGCGGCTCGGGTGTCGGCAAGTCGACCCTGATCGACCTGCTGCAACGCCACCACGATCCGCAGTCCGGACGTATCCTGCTCGGTGGTGTCGACCTGCGTGAGTTGGACCTGTACCAACTGCGCCAGCGCATCGCCGTGGTCAGCCAGGACATCGTGCTGTTTCGCGGCAGCCTGGCAGACAACCTGGCCTACGCCGTGCCCGATGCCAGCCGCGAAGCGGTGACGCAGGTTGCACGCCTGGCGCAGCTCGACAGCCTGATCGAGTCCTTGCCCGAGGGCCTCGACAGTCCGCTGGGCGAACGCGGCCAGCAATTGTCCGGCGGCCAGAAACAGCGGATCGCCATCGCCCGGGCCTTGTTGCAGGATCCGATGATTCTGGTGCTCGACGAAGCCACCTCGGCGGTCGACGAAGCCACCGAGCGCGAAGTCATCGAAGCCATCGACCGCTTGTTTGCCACGCGCACACGGATCCTCATCAGTCATCGGCCGTCGACCCTGGCCGATGCCGACCTGCGCTTTGAGCTATTGGATGGCGTGCTGACGCCGGTGCGGGTGCTGCATGACGCCTGAGCTGCGCATTGGCCTGGTGGACAGCGGTCACGCGCCGGCGCAAGGCGCGCTGGTCGATGCGGGCAGACGGTTTTACCTGTTGGAGCAGGGGGCCGCCGAGGATGTGTTGATCGATGACCCGCTGGGCCATGGCACGGCGGTGCTTGAGGCGATCCAGCATCGTGCTCCCGCAGCACGCTTCTACGTCGCCCAGGTGTTTGACCGTCGCGGCATCACCAGTGCCCTGCAGATTGCCGCCGCGATTGACTGGCTGGTGGCGCAGCAGGTGCGAGTGATCAACCTCAGCCTTGGCTTGCGCCAGGACCGCAGCCTACTGCGTGAAGCCTGTGCCGCAGCGACGGCGCGTGGTGTGCTGTTATGTGCGTCCAGCCCGGCTCAGGGCGAGGGCGTCTATCCGGCGAATTATCCCGAAGTCGTGCGGGTGACCGGAGACGCTCGCTGCGATGCGCAGCAATGGACCTGGCTCGATAGCCCGCAAGCGGATTTCGCCGCGTGCGTGCGTGGTGCCTATGCCGGGCAGTCGGGCGCCAGTCTCGGTTGTGCGACATTAACCGGGCACATCGCCCGTTTTCTCGGTACAAGGCGGGATGCAAGCAACGGCGAAATCATCCAGTGGCTACAGGACAACGCGCACTATCGCGGTCGCGAGCGGCGGACCCAGGCATGACTGAAATCCTTATCCTCGGTGCCGGACCGGCAGGGGCGGCGGCCGCGTTGGGGCTGCGGCGCATGGGCTATGAGGTGACGATGGTCAGCGACTGGCGCCGCTTCTCTGCCCTTGAAGGCGTTTCACAACGGGTACTGGAGGCGCTGCGCGGCGCCGGTCTGCATCAGGCACTGGCAAACGCGACGTTGCCGTCCCAGCGCCAGGTGTCGTGGAACGGCCAGCAACATGCGCAGAACATCGAATTTCTCCTCGATCGCCCGAGCTTTGATCGAGGCCTGCGCGAGGATTTACGCCAGGCCGGGGTCGAGCTGATCGAGGGCCGGGTACTGGCGGTGCATTCGGATGTCGGTGGGCATCGGGTCGAGGTTGAAGGCCATGGCGTGTTGGCCGCAGACTTTCTGGTGGAGGCCCGTGGGCGTCAGGCGCCGGCCATGGGCAAGGGCCGACGCGGGCCTGAGACGGTCAGCCTGCTTAATCGCTGGCAAGGTGCACCTGCAAATACCGCCAGTGCGGTGCAAAGCCTGGAGGACGGCTGGGCGTGGATGGCCCGGCGCGCCGATGGCCAGTGTTACTGGCAACTGACCGTCGACGTGGCCAGCGCCGAGCTGCCCGGCAAGGCGCACCTGCTCGACTACTGCCGAGCACGACGACGCACCTCTGAATTGGCCGCCGAACTGTTTGGTACGGGCGAGGAAGTCGATCTGCAACTGCACGCGCGCAGCAGCACGGCGATCCTCAGTTCACAGCTGTGTGGCAGCAACTGGATTCGCGTCGGCGATGCGGCAATGGCTGTTGATCCGCTGTCGGGCAACGGGATTTTCCAGTCGTTGTCGTCGGCGTTGCAGGCGCCGGTGGTGATCAACACTCTGCTGCGCAAACCCGAGCGTGCGGCCTTGGCGCGGCGTTTTCATGAGCAGCGGGTGGAGCAGTTGTTCCTGAGGTTTGCGCGAATCGGGCGGGACTTTTATGCCGATGAACTACGCTGGTTGCATCAGCCGTTCTGGCAGGCTCGGCGCCATTGGCCAGACGCCGAGATGGCTCATGCGCAGGCGGATTTCAATGCGTTGCGGATTGAATCGGCGCCGGTGCTCAGGGACGGTTTTGTCGACGAGGCCGAGGTGGTGATCACAGCCGATCAGCCGTTGGGCATCTGGCATGTGCAGGGCATCGAACTGGCGCCTTTGCTGCGCCGTTTACGCAGCGAACCGGGCCGGCAAGCGCTGGCCGGCTTGGATGCGGAGCAGGGGCGGATGGTCAGGAGTTGGTTGTTGGCCCAGGGTTATAAGCCCTGAAGCGGCAGGCGCCGTTCGACGCCTGCCGCGTGAGGATCACAGCTTGATCAGCACCGATTTCAGCTCGGTGTAATGCTCGATGGCCGCGTAGCCCATCTCCCGTCCAACCCCGGACATTTTGTAGCCGCCAAAGGGCAGTGCCGGATCCAGCGCACTGTGGCAATTGACCCAGACTGAACCGGACTTGATTCGCGGAATCATCCGATGCACGGCTGCCAGGTCGTTGGACCAGATACTCGCACCGAGTCCATAGGGACTGTCATTGGCCATGCGCAGGGCATCAGCTTCGTCGTCGAACGGAATGGCCACCAGCACCGGGCCGAAAATTTCTTCCTGGACCAGCGAGTGCTTCTGATCGACGTCGACTATCACCGTTGGCTTGACGAAGAACCCCGGGCCGAACTGCTCACCGCCGCAAGCAATGGTAGCGCCGCTTTGCCGGCCTTGTTCGATGTAGCCGTAGACGCGCTCCTGCTGCCGCGCCGAGATTAGCGGCCCCATTTCGACACTGGGGTCGAGGCCGTTACCAAGCTTCATGGCGTTGGCAATATCAGCGATGTCGGCGACTACGTTGTCGAAGTGCTTGCGTTGCACATAGAGCCGCGAACCGGCGCAGCAGACCTGGCCCTGGTTGAAGAAAATCGCGCTGGCGGCACCGGCTGCGGCGCTGTTGAGATCGGCATCGGCCATGACGATGGTCGGTGATTTGCCGCCCAGTTCCAGGGTGACCCGGGTCATCGAGTCCATGGCGATCTTGCCGATCTGCTTGCCCACGGCGGTTGAGCCGGTGAAGGTCAACTTGTCCACCAACGGGTTGTGGGTCAGGGCCGAGCCGGCGGTGATGCCGGTGCCGGTGACCACGTTGAGCACGCCCTCGGGGTAGCCGGCCTCGAGCACCAGTTCGGCCAGCTTGAGGGCGCTCAGTGGCGTCTCATCTGCTGGCTTGAGCACCACGGTGCAGCCGGTGGCCAGGGCCGGGCCGAGCTTCCAGCAGGCCAGCAGCAACGGGAAGTTCCAGGCGACGATGGCGCCCACCACGCCCACCGCTTCACGGCGGATAAAACTGTGGAACTGGTCGTTGGGCATCAAGGGCAGCGAGACTTCGACGCTGGAGCCTTCGATCTTGGTGGCCCAGCCGGCCATGTAGCGCAGGAAGTCGATCGACAGTTGCACGTCCATTACTTGCGCAACGGCGGCGCTCTTGCCGTTATTCAGGCATTCCAGTTGCGCGAGGATTTCCGCGTCGCGCTGCATCAGGTCGGCGAGTTTCCACAGCAGGTTCTGTCGTTCACGCGGGCGGGTGCGGGTCCATGCCGAGTCATCGAAGGCCTGGCGAGCGGCGAGTACGGCGCGGTCGACATCCTCAGGCGTGGCCTTGGGCACCACACACAGCACCTCGCCGGTGGCAGGGTTGTGCAGGGGCATGGTCTGGCCGTCGGCGGCCTCGACCCACGCGGCGCCGACCAGCATGCGCGGGGCGCGTTGAATGAAGGCCGAAACGGCGGGAAGCAGAGTGGGAAGCGACATGTTGGAACCTCGTCTTGTTCGTGTGGCGAGGTTGTTCGCAACGCGTGTGCCAGTTTCGCCGAGACCCGGGTTTACCGGGCTCCCGGGGCAAAAACGAGGGTGTCGAAAGCGCCGCGCTGTCGCACATTGCGACAGCGCTTGAGACGCGCCAATCACTGGCGCAACGGATCAGAAGCTGTATTTGACGTTGAACATCAGGTTGCGTGGTGCCCCCCAGAACACCGTGCCGTAGTTGCCCATACCGCTGTAGTAATGCTTGTCGAACAGGTTGTTGACGTTGACCGTCGCCTTGAGGTTTTCGGCGAAGTCGTAGCCACCCACCAGCCCCACCAGTGCGTAGGATTTCTGTTCGAACTTGGCGCTCGGATCATCGATCGAGTACCAGTCTTCATCGCTCGGTTTGAAGAAGCTCGAACTCTGCCAGTAGAGGTTGCCGCCCACCGTGACCTTGCGCCATTCCTCCGGCAGACGGTAATTGGTCGCCAGCTTGAAGAGGTGTT
This region of Pseudomonas fluorescens genomic DNA includes:
- a CDS encoding ABC transporter ATP-binding protein; the encoded protein is MRRLIVRLVDSPDPQALDAALAWLYGFVRPHRLAIAGLLGLSVCASLLVLVQPWLTKLLIDDGLLAKNFSMLVLIAGLMIVAGLLGTGLSGINRYLHTRLSGRILFALRDDLYQHLQTLSPGFYGQRRIGDLMSRLDGDVAEIQRFAVDSLFSAVSSIIGLVCAVAMLLTLSWKLSLLALVLIPLDVLWLRWMRRKVERDVRQLRERSADMSSFMVETLPVMKFIQSAGQQQREARRLDSLGQGYMSQLLRLQVTEFFTQAVPGTLTSLSRACAFLIGGYWVVQGTWQLGALIAFSTYLGMAVGPVQSLLGLYVAIQRMTVSLGRVMELRGEPATVTTPVAAQPMPASGELRFDNVHFSHPGRASTLRGIEASIPHGLKVALSGGSGVGKSTLIDLLQRHHDPQSGRILLGGVDLRELDLYQLRQRIAVVSQDIVLFRGSLADNLAYAVPDASREAVTQVARLAQLDSLIESLPEGLDSPLGERGQQLSGGQKQRIAIARALLQDPMILVLDEATSAVDEATEREVIEAIDRLFATRTRILISHRPSTLADADLRFELLDGVLTPVRVLHDA
- a CDS encoding aldehyde dehydrogenase family protein, producing MSLPTLLPAVSAFIQRAPRMLVGAAWVEAADGQTMPLHNPATGEVLCVVPKATPEDVDRAVLAARQAFDDSAWTRTRPRERQNLLWKLADLMQRDAEILAQLECLNNGKSAAVAQVMDVQLSIDFLRYMAGWATKIEGSSVEVSLPLMPNDQFHSFIRREAVGVVGAIVAWNFPLLLACWKLGPALATGCTVVLKPADETPLSALKLAELVLEAGYPEGVLNVVTGTGITAGSALTHNPLVDKLTFTGSTAVGKQIGKIAMDSMTRVTLELGGKSPTIVMADADLNSAAAGAASAIFFNQGQVCCAGSRLYVQRKHFDNVVADIADIANAMKLGNGLDPSVEMGPLISARQQERVYGYIEQGRQSGATIACGGEQFGPGFFVKPTVIVDVDQKHSLVQEEIFGPVLVAIPFDDEADALRMANDSPYGLGASIWSNDLAAVHRMIPRIKSGSVWVNCHSALDPALPFGGYKMSGVGREMGYAAIEHYTELKSVLIKL
- the qhpG gene encoding flavin-dependent monooxygenase QhpG yields the protein MTEILILGAGPAGAAAALGLRRMGYEVTMVSDWRRFSALEGVSQRVLEALRGAGLHQALANATLPSQRQVSWNGQQHAQNIEFLLDRPSFDRGLREDLRQAGVELIEGRVLAVHSDVGGHRVEVEGHGVLAADFLVEARGRQAPAMGKGRRGPETVSLLNRWQGAPANTASAVQSLEDGWAWMARRADGQCYWQLTVDVASAELPGKAHLLDYCRARRRTSELAAELFGTGEEVDLQLHARSSTAILSSQLCGSNWIRVGDAAMAVDPLSGNGIFQSLSSALQAPVVINTLLRKPERAALARRFHEQRVEQLFLRFARIGRDFYADELRWLHQPFWQARRHWPDAEMAHAQADFNALRIESAPVLRDGFVDEAEVVITADQPLGIWHVQGIELAPLLRRLRSEPGRQALAGLDAEQGRMVRSWLLAQGYKP
- the qhpE gene encoding subtilisin-like serine protease QhpE, with product MTPELRIGLVDSGHAPAQGALVDAGRRFYLLEQGAAEDVLIDDPLGHGTAVLEAIQHRAPAARFYVAQVFDRRGITSALQIAAAIDWLVAQQVRVINLSLGLRQDRSLLREACAAATARGVLLCASSPAQGEGVYPANYPEVVRVTGDARCDAQQWTWLDSPQADFAACVRGAYAGQSGASLGCATLTGHIARFLGTRRDASNGEIIQWLQDNAHYRGRERRTQA
- a CDS encoding sigma-54-dependent Fis family transcriptional regulator, with translation MSPIKTTIAQLPHEARLAREKLHLEGEVPDGVLRAEIDASWRRSLSHGVHFNGKHELALESSASLEVLLASNRLLIDAALPAIDYLAARQGKEGLIILANADATILAVEGRADRLKGSGLQDITLGACWSEAVRGTNALGTALVEARPTLIDCGEHYLDRLSEFSCTSVPIHCPQGDILGVLDLTREGPLGRVHDSTALLAMAVSQIESRVFNASFADQIVLAFHSRRQYLESPWQGLLAVSLGGQILAVSAQACQLLNAERSALVGQRCEAFLGVDGVQLLARLQQGAIGSLQTAKGEFFYKALRAPHRSLNVGITPRPAAKTSKMPPDLDALAGSNSRYARALRMARQGLANELPVLLLGETGTGKEVVARALHLAGSRCDKPFIAVNCAAIPEGLIESELFGYREGAFTGSRRGGMIGRLQQAHGGTLFLDEIGDMPLALQARLLRVLQDRKVAPLGAGEEQDIDVALICATHRDLKRLVEDKHFREDLFYRVNGISVMLPALREREDFGELLKRLLVKLDAPSVTLKADLSQLLAAYHWPGNIRQLEMVLRTALAMREPGETVLGLDHLPDSMIDELNAGERASTGSIRQNELELIRQSLDNHQGNVSAAADALGISRATLYRKLKQLRS